From Arachis hypogaea cultivar Tifrunner chromosome 3, arahy.Tifrunner.gnm2.J5K5, whole genome shotgun sequence:
taatttatattgttatatttgaTTGGTACATTATTTTTGGAAATTAAGTGGGTCTaacttatttcaaaaattaactcaaaaaataagaATGGTCTCACATTTATAAGGTctattagatttttaatttttgctttaacattatataaaaaattaaataaatctaatttatccaaaaattaaactaacttaaTAAATAAAGATTGTCTCACACTTATAAAgagtattaaatttttaattttagataatgtaAAATTTAATAGTTATATTTAATTGGtacattatttttgaaaatccacaTTTTTATATCTGTTTTTTACttgttatatttttgaaaatatcgtgttgactttttaaaatatcttaataattttaattcaaattaacaaTTTATACTCAAAATTAACAATTTGTATGGAAAAGTTAACAATATTAATTTAACAGTACTAATAGTTACTAAAATTTAAGAATAGAGTAATATTGTTAaatagatgttttttttttcaactaaaatacACTAATACCTGTCATTTAAAGAAATTAACGATAAAGGAAAGGGAAAGAAACATAGATCATAATAAAATTATCTATCTATTATCTTGCTAGAAGAGtttaaaacacaatttttttgatatatataaCCTATATAAAATCagttctattttatatttaagtttttttgacaattaaatttatttaaattgacataaatttaacaaaatttattcaCACAACGTACGTATAAAATTATACACTTTTGTGTGTGTTTCTTTTCGTATATTATTTCtgctttcttctccttcttatatTGGTGTTGCTGTTATtgcgttttatttttatttatttttttattcttctttcttatgtgttattttggttatttcttttttttttattttattcctcttaaaaaacaagaaaaattatgaaaatgaaaTCATGCACTTTGTCTTTGTGTTTCTTTTTGTGCGTTGTTTCcactttcttctccttcttctattggtATTACTGTTGTTGTATTTgaaaggattaccatgtgttcataatacgcagtggaagaaaagaaagtaattcttaaagatctatttttgtgtttaaactttattccaataatatacaatatatagatcagatctaaatacctgtgtacgctagtaaaaatcactttctcttttaatggtacgaaggcgctatgcgtatccacaccgagaccaacctttgctgtcaactcctttaCCAatagacatctgatctaaattgagaaacctcttgcaactctttgcacgccataaaattcttctctaagaatcaggctcacatacgtttatgtgtaTAGAGGtgaaggaataaaatccttgtGTTTTATTCTTGTCTCCATCAcattcctctactcttggcatatatatatatagtatgagatttgttactgattttaaatttgaatctcaattcaaatttaaatcatatcttgaaattctaaatctgaatccttcaaatttatgaatcatatcataactcaatttgaaaacagaatcagttaggatctcatccaaatttagaaatagaataactaattattctcaaatctcatttaatattctcaattatcatactattattatattcttggtactatcaaagaatataataatattctatttgaattaatataattatttatttgatcaaatcaaaataataattaaataattctatagcaaagattagaacagtcgttagtgtgtgacctcaTAGGTTTAATACTAAGCGGATAGTAAATTAGtcgtactaaatttactaatcaaggttggcatctagcaacactcctcaacgacccgatagtatgaagtaatatatttttactaagaaccttagaagaacaaagtataattccttccatctttccagctcttggttaacccttagaatatggtttaattgtcaaactctaacatgttaccattattataatgaactgtgaatgacttaagaaactcatttcttcattcattcaattctcttggccaaggttttattcatctcagtcattataatcatagagctcaaactctttaccgagagttgacggattctttattgactaatcattaattctacaagtatttaaatcatacccaatatccattcaactagcaccctagggtattaggtgtccggaatcaaagtataataaatacattattaattactatgatagtcgtaggtcaaaggaaactctattaccatgttcatcttgagaatatcctatttgACAAATAtgtggtaattataaccattagtatttctcagagtgagtcagttcaatggtcatatctctatatgcaccatatatatatataatttaataaataagatctattaatctttatccaatgaagaccattatatatatatatatatatatatatatatatatatatatatatatatatatatatatatatatatatatatatatatattgatctttccggattattaatgtcatttttaataatcctatgaccaagaacaatttagattaaattatataggatttatctctcaatattatgatcactatcacaatgataaatctctaaatttaatcatggacgttattatattaacattttaatataataacaataacaaattatttgacacgtgattgattggattgtagtcatactacttattcccaacagtattttatttttatttatttttctcctcATCTTTATTATGTCTGtagtttttttgtttatttaattttatcttctctttttcttgattttattcctcttaagagaataaaacaagaagaattatgagaattgttttctttttttcttgattttattcCGTCCTcttaagaaaataaaacaagaaaaattatgagaataaAATCACGCACTTCTTCTTCGTGTTCTTTTCATGTATTGTTTTcaccttctcctccttcttctattgatgctgttgttgttgcgcttttttatttattttcctcctcctcttcgttATGTGTTATTGcagttatttctttttctttgtttgatatttttttttctttttcttgtggtTTTATTAGGAAGAAAGTTTTAAATTATACAGAATTTATCAGAAAATAGCACTAAAATATCTTAacaataacacaaaaaatttttaattttaacactgaaattttgcttaaaaaacacaaaaatctcttctttaatgctgcattttttttcttcttattattttgcttctttctcttttttatttttgtttttctattgttCTTACTTATTCTTTTAGGAGTATTACTTCTCATATTAGATTTAAATAAATATGTCTGTACTGTATTGCAATCCTATTTAATTAGTTAAATGAATCTAAGTTCACACTTATTGGATTGAATtcttatcaaaaattaaaatagtaccaAATTTTATTTAAAGTGACACCGAAATTTAAATACAATGATACTGCAtgtagaaagtaaattgcatactAAAATATCATATTGACTCgtaaaaataaaacaagataGCACCGAAATTACTTGAAATTAACACCAAAAGTGCAGTAACACgacacaaaaaaattattgaatctttctaaaaaaaattacactttcaatgaattgaatgattatctcatatataaaataacatataaaaatctaaaaaatagcaCCACAATGTCATCACTCTAACActgaaatttttaactaaataatgtGATAGAATTGAGAACTTATTTCATGTAGACTTGAGTTGCAGATTCacaaattttaatagaaaatgaaataaataaaaaatttgtagaTAATACAACAAAATTAAGCAGAACAAGTATAAAATTCGAAAGAGAATAAATAGTTGCATTTATGTATAAGAAGAAGATGTCgtatttgatgtataaaataGCATATAAATATCTAAAACATAACACCGAAATGTCTTCACTCTAACATCGAAATTTTAACTAAATGATGTGATAAAACTAAGTTTATTTCATGAAGACTTGCGTTGTAGATTTACAAATTTtgactaaaaaaagaaaataagtgaAAAATTACTAGATAACATAGCGAAATTAAGTAGAACAAGTGTGAAAATTTGAGAGAGATGAACAATATTATTTACGTATAAGAAGAAGACAATGATGACGACCACTGCAAAAAAAAAATGCTAAATACCATCAGATTTAGTGTCCAACATTAGCGATTGGTTTACTAATGAATTTATTGACGTATTTGGCAATAAAATTGTCAGGTAAAAAAATTACCGTTGAATTTGGTTTTTCGAATTGTGAACTCTATCCCCCCTCATTTTTTAACTACTCTCTCTTTCTaaccttctcctctctctctccccctctctctctctctcccctacaCAAACCACCTCCGGCAGCTCTTCCACCAGCGTCGGCCACCACCAATAATGTTCAAATAACTACGTGGACTCCTCATGTTGCGTTGGTCACTTTATCGTTGTCGTTTTCATTGCTCCTGCCACTGCTATCACCATTGTCGCTATTGCTCTCTGTGTCGTTAGAACTGCCTCCTTCCTTCTTCTAAGTatgtttttctccttctttttctcattattttttaaatttatttaaaaaaaatcctaatgcGACCTTGCCGATTAGTCACCATTGCTGTCACTTTGCCGTCCGTGCTGCCATCACACTCAAAAAATTTTCTGTGTCGTCACTGTCTTTAGATAATTCACTAATTTGTTTTGATAGttaaactctaaattctaatttatctaattttaatttattatatattaaaaaaattgtaattagaatatttatattagaaatttaactattttgtaaatttaaattcatgtatgtttttcaaattatttatctAGCTAGTAAGCACTCATGATACTCCCAAAATCAGATCATGGTGTAAAAATATCCATCAATAATAATGGGaattctttatttaatttatggcaGTAAAAAATTTCAAGTAATAACATTTTGATTATTAGGTTGCAACTCTAACTGACCACAACATGAGAGTGTTTTACCTTGCAATGTTTCTTGATGGTCAGATACCCTGCGTAACATAACACTAATTTTTGTTTatgcaaaacaaaaaaattgtttataataataataataataataataataataataataataataataaccaattAAAGATAAAGATCATTGGTCAATTATGTCTATTCTACTTTAGTTCAATCACACATTAGTTCTCTCctcctttgtttttttttatttatttttatgcttattttttatttatttctcggTTGATTATGTTGATAAAGCTAAGGttcatatcttattttcaaaaaaaattgaaatcacATATGATGAAAGAACTTGCAATAATATTTTTCAATGTCAAATCTTATGAAAGGAGCTTGCAATAATATCCTCCAATGCCGATCTCTTCTGGTAATAACTATTGATTGTAAGATGAGCGACTAATAATATAAGAATTTAAGTATGATAGACATCAATTAGAGACCTTAATATCATCGATGTTATGTAGTGTGTACAAATCCGAATTATAAGGGCTGTGAACAAATCCGAAGGAGGTCTTTTTCCATTATGGACATGGTGGTTACGGTAAAATGTTCCTTTATAACTTGATGTCAACAAAAGTTAAGTCAGAGGATAAAATAATGCTTAATGTGACTTCCAGTGAAATATCCTCACTTCTCCTACCAAATAGTAGGATTACACACTCTTGATTCAAGATACCTCTAACTATAGATGAATATTCTACGTGCAATATCTGACAGGACTCACCTCTTGCTAAATTGCCGATAAGgacaaatttaataatttgagATAAGGTACCTATGCTTAACAGGTATTGTTATGAGACATTAGATAGATATTTGGGGGATATTATGAGGCACACATCAGTTACTAATGGCGAGCATCCATTTAGGTGAAAGGCGGTTGTACTCAGTAGATATAGTGCATGTAACCATAATTCTACGCATCAATAGGATATAGTGCATGTAACCATAATTCTTCGTACCTTCAGAAGTCTGATGAAGTTCTACGACTGTCAAGAAACATGAGACTAACTATGGGatgcaaaaataaaaatcaacagaAAATCAAGAAATTTAGTAATTGGTTGTTAAAAATTGGTGATGGCCTAATAGGAGATAACTTAGATGGAGAGTTAGAAATTGAAATTCCTATAGATATGATAGTTTCATATTTCAAACAGGCATTTAATTTGATGAGTTAATCAATTTTGTCTTTCCGGGTTTAGTGCATAGTTATCTGTCAAGCAATTACTTTAATAATTGAACAATACTAGCACCAACCTTAGATAATATTGACAAAATAAATAGTCAACTACTATCAATTGTTCCTAGTGATGATAAGGAGTATCTTAGTTCAGACAATTTTTGTGTTGAGGAagacactactagaaaactagttattacagacggatattttcgacggattttatcccatgAAAATACTGACGAAATTTCAGAAGAATTTTTGGTcggaaaataaaaaatgaattagcataaattacagacggaaaagagaatccgtcaATAATTCTGttggaaaaattaaatttttttcgtgAAAAATGATTACGGACAGAAAATCTATCTGTAATTAAATGGACAAAAATgctgcattttattaaattattacagatgaaaaatctgtctgtaatttaaaatttttcgtcGATAATTTTTAGTTAAACCTAGCATTTGCTCGAACTCCAGTCACAACACACAAATCAAAGAAACTCCCTTAGCTAAACTTAGCTTTCCCCTCTCCATCAATGGGCTCCTTCTTCTCTCCACCACTAACAGAATCAACCCGTGAAGCTGATAGAATGCCCAACCTTGTTAGGTCCAGCTCCTTCGTCCCCTCCCCCGTCATTAAGGACACCCGCGGTTGGCTCCTCGACCCTATCTAGCTAGCTCGAGCTTCTTCCATTTTAGGTTTTTCTTTTTCCCCTCTAACTTCGGTGTTTCTCATCATTGCCTTTTAGTTAGAGATCGGTATGTCAAATTGTATCATGATTAGCATGTTTATAATATGATTATGCGATTGGGCAGAGTCAAATTGAAGTTGAGAATTTTTGGGTGGAGTAATTTGGTGTCTCGTTCATTTCGAGAATAATTTGTATTTtagctttgtttttttttaatgaggATTTTGCATTCTTGTTATGGATCTGTTTCCTAGTGTTTTAGTGGATTTATTGATGTATTTGAGTGTTTTAACGGAGACTTAGATGTACGATGTGATTCTATATTTTGTGGCCATTGGAATTTGAGAGGGAAATGGTTGTTGGTTCTCCGTAGGTGGAGCTCTCACTTGTGCTTCGGTTCATATAGGAGAGATTCAGCCTGGCAGGTTGAGAGGGAATCATATGCATCATGATTGCAACGAGACATTTGTTCTTTGGGGTGCCCTAACCAAATTTAGGGTAAGCTTTATgggattctatatttctattattttattaacatTTATTTGTATTTCATATGTCTTGAGATATTTCTCACTATTTATTGTTAAGTATAGCAACTCTTGCAGAGAGTAAAGGTGTTTTAACAGCATGatgtaattaattattagttgCAATCGCAATTCTAAAAAATCGATGAGGCTGCCATAGTTCCATTGCTCTGCTGTGATTCGATCCTCTGCTGATTGGAAGAACACTAGGAAGAACAAGAATTGCATAAAGAGGAACACTGAAAAAAACAGCATAACATGTCACCATAaacatgcttcttcttcttcttcttcttttcaggaTGTTTGGTGTGGCCCTGGAATTGGATTCGCATCAGATCATGCTTCTGCTTATGTGGATTGTGTGGTGGCAAGGAAGAATGCTTCTTCAAGAAGGAACCTTGATGCTGTTGAGAGAGCAACACATAGAGAAGAGGTATTCTtctttctccatcatcatcttctACTTCAATTCTtactgttttcttttttatttatttaattgattcaTTTATATTGTTTTCTCTTTAGACACTGCATTTTCATGTTCATATAATTGTTGTGAATTGAAGCCTCTTCTCTTCCTCAATTCAATAACAGTTCTTGATTGCTTAATTGATCAAAGACTTGTATAAAGTATCCAGTCACTGAATTGAATCTGAATCACTTGCTTTTAGACTTGTTCTGGTTTATTTTATTGTGTGCATTACATGTTCCAAATCTGCTATTGCTATTTGGCAGTGTCCATGATCTTTAAAAAGAACTAACCCTGAGAAATCTATGAAAGAGTTCCGAGCAGCTAGTCAAAAACTTGGTGATGGCGTGGGTGTAAAGTCTTTAATGTAAAGCACGGGACTTGAAATGATTGCTGACCAGGTAGTTTCTGCTTTTAATTATGAGTGtttcttaatctagtgttaagTTCTAAGCATTTTTAGGGGCTAATAGTTTCTTCTATTTATGTCCATATAGAACAATTCAATGTATCAAATCTCCAAAGTCAAAGACTCATTTATAATTGAATTTGGTATAATAAAGCTGATTCACTTCTTCTAACATTATATGATGTcttaattttttgataattttttacctCTCCTCTAGCTAATGCTTATCTTGTTTCTCTATTGAAAATTAAGTATAAAATGCATGGCTGAACCATTATCATTCTATGTTGTGTTCACCTCTTTTAGTACATTAATAAATCAATGTAACTGGAGAgagtattaaaatatttttattttctaatatgtGGATTCTTGTCTTTTTACTATGAAGAATAAATGTTATTCTGTTTGGATACGTAAtgcaaatattttttactttgtgTTATCAACAGGTGCTCTGGCAATTGCAGTTTGGTCTCCCTTTGATTTACAGAGTTAAAAGCAAGATTGTGATATACAATCCCTTATTTTTGCTCCAACTTTAGTTTAGGTTTTTTGTGAGCAGTCTGGTTTTGAAGGGTTTATACGAGACAAGTACACGGCTCTTCCTGAAACACGTGAAAGGTTGCTGGCAACAGAAGTAACTGGTCTGTGGAGGTAAGACTTCATTGTTTCCTTAGACATTTTTTCCCTATTAGTGAATCTTAATGAAGaggtaaaaatataaataatttctgGTGTCGGAAAGAGTTATGCGATTTAAATCAATCACCTAAATCATATAAATATTTTGCAGGCTTAATTCTGACTTTTAAGCAACTTTATTACACTATTGCCACCAATAGTTAAATGTGGAAATAGAGTCATGCTTCTAATGTAAAATATAGGTACTCTTATGAATCACTAAGCAGCATCCCACAGAAGCCACTTTACTTTATGGAGAGGTACGACAATGTTAAAAGAGTTCTGCTTGAAACCTTTTTCGGTCCACCGAATGTGGGGGTGTACAGCCCATCTATTCAAAGCACTCTCTATCAAATGGCAAGGGCCACATTGAACAGGTATCTCTCTTCAATACTCTCCCTGTTTAGGGAGGCAATCGATGCTTCTTTATCCACCCTGCACCTCAGTGTAGAACCCGCAATCAGTTTGTGTTTATTTCCTATGTGCTTCAAATTTATTCTTTAGTTCAATTAAGTAGGGTCTAACAATTAACTTTATGCTTCAGATTTTCTAACATAGATTCTGTTCAACTAAAGATGCCAAATATTCATTTTCTACTAGTCAATATCTCAAATACAGGTGGTCAAATTGTAAAGGTATTCCCTCTTTTCCCTAAGAGTTCACACTACATTAATAGAACCAATGAATAGAATGAAATGGAATAATTGTACATTTTCCCATTTTTAAGATATCAAAGCATGAAATGGAAGAAATTTCATTTCCGTTTTCTGTAAATAGAATTataaaagatgaagaataagaaatAGTAGCCAACTATGTTAGGGACTATTGAGCATTTACTCGATAATTAGATATCTAACATATCTTTTCACTAAGAGCTACTACAAAGATGAAAGATGTTTTTGTTTCAATTAGCAGAGTGCTAATATACATCTTCATGCATTTCCATTTGAGAAGGAAATACTATAATTTTGTTAACTGCCCAAATTTTAGGATATATATAGTCGCTGATTAATTCTAAATTGGCCAGTTTTATTTAACATTGCCATTgagtgcaaaaatttgattcTTGTGTATGGTTCTTGCAGAAAGAAGCTGTTCACTTGGTTTTCAATGTTAGATTTGATTGCATCTCATTTTGTCTGTCTCATTGTCATCATAGGTAACGTTTTTCACTTTAGCATTGCTCAACTTTTTGTTATTGGATTTGCAGgctcttttttatttcttaatcttTGGTTAAAGTTTTAACAGCTCCAGAAATTCAATCACCAACATAGTCTATTCTTAACAATTACACTTGAAATTTGACAACTAAAATTAGCTCAAGTTTC
This genomic window contains:
- the LOC112790539 gene encoding uricase-2 isozyme 1 isoform X4, whose protein sequence is MERYDNVKRVLLETFFGPPNVGVYSPSIQSTLYQMARATLNRFSNIDSVQLKMPNIHFLLVNISNTGGQIVKKEAVHLVFNVRFDCISFCLSHCHHSVNATIDRYKKACSD